One Sus scrofa isolate TJ Tabasco breed Duroc chromosome 1, Sscrofa11.1, whole genome shotgun sequence DNA segment encodes these proteins:
- the NDN gene encoding necdin produces the protein MSEQSKDVCDPNFAADASHSEVHSSPGVAGGPSPPASQAATLAGPEIPPVGPPDAPLASPPPQALSEEGDPKALQQAAEEGRAHQARSTAQPSPAPPAPAQLVQKAHELMWYVLVKDQKRMIIWFPDMVKDVIGSYKKWCRSILRRTSLILARVFGLHLRLTSLHTMEFSLVKALAPEELDRVALSNRMPMTGLLLMILSLIYVKGRGARESAVWNVLRILGLRPWKKHSTFGDVRKLITEEFVQQNYLKYQRVPHVEPPEYEFFWGSRASREITKMQIMEFLARVFKKDPQAWPSRYREALEEARALREANPTAHCPRNSVSED, from the coding sequence ATGTCCGAACAAAGTAAGGACGTGTGTGACCCCAACTTTGCAGCCGATGCCTCCCACTCCGAGGTGCACAGCAGCCCTGGGGTGGCCGGGGGGCCCTCTCCGCCTGCGTCCCAGGCCGCGACCCTCGCAGGGCCAGAGATCCCTCCTGTAGGCCCACCCGACGCCCCTCTGGCCTCGCCGCCGCCCCAGGCCCTGAGCGAAGAGGGAGACCCAAAGGCTCTACAGCAGGCCGCGGAGGAAGGCCGCGCCCACCAGGCCCGgagcacagcccagcccagcccagcgccGCCGGCCCCGGCCCAGCTGGTGCAGAAGGCACATGAGCTCATGTGGTACGTGCTGGTCAAGGACCAGAAAAGGATGATCATCTGGTTCCCAGACATGGTGAAAGATGTCATCGGCAGTTACAAGAAGTGGTGCAGAAGCATCCTGAGGCGCACCAGCCTCATCCTCGCCCGAGTGttcgggctgcacctgaggctgaCCAGCCTGCACACCATGGAGTTCTCGCTGGTCAAAGCTCTGGCGCCTGAGGAGCTGGACAGGGTTGCTCTGAGCAACCGCATGCCTATGACAGGCCTCCTGCTGATGATCCTGAGCCTCATCTACGTAAAGGGTCGCGGTGCCCGTGAGAGTGCTGTGTGGAACGTGCTGCGCATCCTGGGGCTGAGGCCCTGGAAGAAGCACTCCACCTTTGGAGATGTGAGAAAGCTTATCACTGAGGAGTTCGTACAGCAGAACTACCTGAAGTACCAGCGCGTCCCCCACGTCGAGCCCCCTGAGTATGAGTTCTTCTGGGGCTCCCGTGCCAGCCGTGAAATCACCAAGATgcaaatcatggagttcctggccagggtcTTTAAGAAAGACCCCCAGGCCTGGCCTTCCCGCTACAGGGAAGCTCTGGAAGAGGCCAGAGCCCTGCGGGAGGCCAACCCCACTGCCCACTGCCCCCGCAACAGTGTCTCCGAGGACTAG